The following is a genomic window from Planctomycetota bacterium.
GCTAAGCCGGCTCTTCACGACCGAGGCAGTCGTCCGCTACGTCGAGCAGAAGCTCAACTGAGCACCGGCCGCTTCAAAGGACGGACTTCAGGTAGTCGAAGCTCTTCTTCGCCGACGCCATCGGGTCGTCGTTCATCCAGCTGTTGTCCTGTTCGACGACGAGGCACTCCACGCCGCACTGGCTGGCGGTGGCGACGATCTCCTTGACCGGCACTTTGCCGTCGCCCAGCTCGCAGAGGGTCTTCTTCTCGAAGTCGCTGCAGTCCTTCACGTGAATCAGCGGCAGACGACCGCTCAGCCGCTTCATCAGCTGCGTCGGATTCCGACCGGCGACGCTGACCCAGCACGTGTCGAGCTCGGCACCAAGGCCGGTGTCCATGATCAGAAGGTCGTAGCCGGTGTGGTCGCCGTCGACGGTGTCGAATTCCCAGTCGTGGTTGTGGTAGAGCACGCTCAGGCCGTCGAAGTTGGCCACTTTCTCGAGTGTTTTCGCTACCTTTCGGTATCCGTCTGCGGTTCGGTGTTCGTCGGGAAGGTAAGGCTGAATGGCGTGGCGAATGCCGAGATCGCCGAGCATTTTGAGCGTGTCGTTTGCGTCGTCGCCGATCAGGCTGCCCTCGTGGCTTCCGACGACGGTCATCCCGGCGTCGCGTGCCGCTTTCGTGACAGCCTCGGTCGAGTGCCCGCTGAAGGGACCGACTTCGGCATGGGTGTAGCCGACTTCGGCGAGCTTCTTGCACGTGTCACCGAGCTGATCGC
Proteins encoded in this region:
- a CDS encoding sugar phosphate isomerase/epimerase, which produces MTLPIGLQLYTVRDLLTGDQLGDTCKKLAEVGYTHAEVGPFSGHSTEAVTKAARDAGMTVVGSHEGSLIGDDANDTLKMLGDLGIRHAIQPYLPDEHRTADGYRKVAKTLEKVANFDGLSVLYHNHDWEFDTVDGDHTGYDLLIMDTGLGAELDTCWVSVAGRNPTQLMKRLSGRLPLIHVKDCSDFEKKTLCELGDGKVPVKEIVATASQCGVECLVVEQDNSWMNDDPMASAKKSFDYLKSVL